In Kutzneria kofuensis, the DNA window ACGGTTCGGCCAACGGTCTTGACTCCACAGTGGACCACGCGGGCGGACAGGGCTCTGTAGAAGAAGATCACGTCGCCAGCGAAAGGCTTCGGCCACGACGTCCGTACGGGCTAAGCCAATCAGATCATCTCTGGAACCGATAGACCGCGGCGCCACGGGAGTTCTCCGCGCGGCGCGCGTACCGGTGCAGGAACGCGTCGATGGACGCGCGGGTGCGGGTGAGCGCGGCGGCGGACTCGGCCAGCACCGCCGCGCCGTTGGCGGTCAGGTGGTACATCCGCCGGGCCGGCCCCGGCGTCGCGGTGGTCCAGCTGGAGCACACCAGCCCGGCCCGCTCCAGGTTGCGCAGCGCGCGGTAGATTCCGCTGGCGTCGTTGTCCACGCCGCACAACAGCCGCAGCCGCTCGATGAGCTCGTAGCCGTGGTCCGGCCGCTCGTCGAGCAACAGCAGCAGGCACGGCTGGACGAAGTTGCGCGGTTCCCCTTCGCGCATCAGGCGACCTCGCCTGAATTCATGACGGCCTCCACGTCGAATTCTCGCCCGTGACCCCGACCAAGGATAAAACCGAATGGCGGCGGCCGACAGGGACACCGCCGCGTCCAATCGGGTACCGCACGAGCCGCGTTCACCGGGTAAATCAAGGATGCAGCCGCCGAAAGGTAGAGTCTGCGCTGGTCCGACCGGAACAACCGCAACCCATTCGGCCTGATAACCTGCGGCCACCGCGGACGGCACCGGTACGGTTCAACGATGACCGCGATGTCCCCGGCGCGGCTGGCGGAAACGTTCGCCAGCATCGCCGATACCCTCGTCGATGACGTGGACCATGTCGAGTTCGCGCGATTCCTGGCTGCACGTGCACGGGAAACGTTGCTCGTGGCCGCCGCCGGCGCCGTTCTCGTCGATCATCGCGGACAGCCGCACATCGGGCACTCGGCTCCCGATCGCCTGGCGGCTTCGCCATTGTGGCCACTGCTGCGCGGCGACGGCCCGAGCATGGAGTGCCACCGCACCGGAACTGCGATCGTGGTGCCGGACACCGACCAGCGAAACAACCGATGGAACCGTTTTCTCGCGGAGGCCAGAGCGTGCGGCTTCGGCTCGCTGACCGCCGTGCCGTTACGCGTGCGGGAAACCACGATCGGGGCCTTGACAGTACTGCGGACCGAGCGCGGAACCTTGTCGGATCAGGACAGCCGAATCATCGAGGCGATGGCACTCACGGCCGCCGCCGGCGTGCGCGGACTTGGGGAGCTGACCCAGGCGCAAACGCTCGCCGCGCAGCTCCAGACCGCGTTCAGCAGTCGAATAGTGATCGAACAAGCCAAAGGCGTGCTGGCCGAACGGCACGGCAGTTCGGTGGACCGCGCATTCGGCGCCCTTCGCGAGTACGCCAGGCGGCGCAACCTCCGCCTCTCCGACCTCGCGAACGCGGTGGTCGCCGGATCGGAGCAGGTGCCGCCGCTGCCGCCGGCGACGAAGTGATCTTCGTCCTGATGGGTTGCGACGTTAATTCACCAGGTGCATCGTTGACCCTGAATGGCCGAATTCACCGTGCATTGTCGCCGGCACTCGCCCATCGCACCGCTCCGGACCCTGGCGGATCATCACAAGAAGTCGTGAGAAGGACCAGGGAGGTGTGTCGTGTCCGGGTGGGTGTCCGTCTCGGCCCGGCGGTCCGCGTACACCGGCGAGCCGCTGAGCCGGGCCAGCACCGCGGTCGGTGACCTGGCGGGCCACGGACTCGACTTCTGCTCCGCCGGCCAGCGCCGGTTCCGCGCCCTGCTCGCGCTGCTGGTGTGCAATTCCGACGGCAGCGAGAACCAGTTGACGCGCTGGCAGCTCGACTGGTCCGCCGCCGGACGCATCGTCTACTCCCCCGAGCAGCACGCGCTCGTCGTGCTCACGCCGATACCGCACCTGCTGGCCTCGGCCGCGCTGGTCCACCCGGATCCGGTGCGCCGCCAGGGTTTTCCGGGGCTGCGGCCGCTCAACGCGCATCCCGACGGGCTGTGGTTCCGGATGCGGCACGTGCCGACGCGCACGCTGCTGCGCATCGAAGCAGTCGAATCCGAGACCGCCGCGGTGCATCCGCAGGTGCCGATCGCATGGGAGATCGCCAGCCGCAGCTGGGAGATCCTGCCCGAGGAGGACGCGGCGCTGCAATCGGTGCCGCCGATGCACGTGGACGCCGAGCAGCTGCTGGCCGCCGTGCTGGTCCGCCTCGGCGCCGACGAGCCGGACGGGCGCTGGCACGTGGGCGCGACGTTGGCCCGTGCGCACCAGCGGGGCACGGCGTCGCCGCTGCGCTCGCTGTGGGGCCGGGGCCGGCACTGGCAGCTGGTGTGCCGGGATCGTGCCACCGTGACGGGCCTGTCGTGGGCGTTGACGGGCGCGGAGATAGGACTGGCCGGGGCGGTGTTGTTGGAGCGCACGCGGTCCACGGCCCTGATCGGCCACCGGGAGGCCACGCTGCGACTGGTCGGTCCCGGATGACGGACCGTTCGGCCCGGCGGTCGTGTGCACGGCACCGCTTCCGATAAGGTCTATACCAATACCGCCAAGCTGCCGTGGCGGCAGTCGGACCCTGACGCCTAGTCCAGGAGGCACCCGTGTACCTGCTGCGCCACGCCCGGCTCGTGTTGCCGGGGGGAGTCGTCGACGACGGCCGCCTCGCCGTCGACGGCGAATGGATCACCGAGCTGGGCACCGGCGCCAACGGCGGACCGCATGCCGGCACCGAGGTCGTCGACCTCACCGGATACCTGGTGGTGCCCGGATTCGTGGACATGCACGTCCACGGCGGTGGCGGCGGCTCCTTCGGCGAGGACCTGGAGCAGGCGCGCAAGGTCGTGGAGTTCCATCGCGCGCACGGCACGACGACGTCCATCGCCAGCACCGTCACGATGGCGCTGCCCGAGCTCGAACGCGCCGTCGAGGCACTGTCCGGACTGGTGCAGGACGGCCTGCTGGCCGGCATCCACCTCGAAGGGCCGTTCATCAGCAAGGCCCGCTGCGGCGCCCACGATCCCGCGCTGCTGCGGGAACCCGAGGAGCACGTCATCGGCAAGCTGTTGGAACGCGGGCACGGCGCCGTGAAGATGGTGACGCTGGCGACCGAGCTGACCGGCGGGCTGCGGGCGGTGCGGCAGCTCACCGACAACGGCGTGATCGCCGCCTTGGGGCACACCGATTCCAGCTACGAGCAGGCACGCGAGGCCATCGACGCCGGCGTCACCGTGGCCACGCACCTGTTCAACGCCATGCGCGGCCTGCACCACCGCGAGCCGGGGCCGATCGCCGCGATGCTGGAGTCCGAAACAGTTGCGGTGGAATTGGTGAACGACGGGCACCATCTGCACGACGCCGCCGTTGAGCTGGCGTTCCAGGCGGCCGGGCACTCCCGGGTCTCGCTGATCACCGACGCGATGAGCGCCGCCGGCGTCGGCGACGGCAGCTACGAGCTGGGGCAGCTGGCCGTTCGCGTCGTCGACGGGGTGGCGCGACTGGCCGACAACGGTTCCATCGCCGGCTCCACGCTCACCATGGACAACGCTTTCCGGCGGGCCGTGCTCGTCAACCAGATCCCGCTGGAGCAGGCCGCCGTCGCCGCCTCCGGCACCCCCGCCCGGGTGCTCGGCATCGACGACCTCGTCGGCTCGCTGGAGGTCGGCAAGCGGGCGGACCTCGTGGTGCTCGACGACCGCCTCGCCGTCGCCGGCGTGATGTCCCGCGGCCGCTGGGTCACCGAGGTCCCCGCCCCCCTCACCACCGTCGACGCTCAGTAACTACCCCGATGTTCGGAACGGACCGTTCCTCCACTCCGAGTAGAGGAAAGGTCCGTTCCGAACGGTGAAGGCGGCTGGGCGGTTACCGTGCGTGCTCGGCGGCGACGGCGCGGACGCGGTGCCGCACGGCGAACCAGCCGAGCACCAGCAGCAGGACCACGCCCGGGATGGCGTAGATCATGATCCGGCCGGCCGGCACGTCCCAGTAGCTCAGCGCCAGCACGAGCACCAGGAACGCCAGCGTCAGGTAGTTGGTGAACGGGGCCCACGGCAG includes these proteins:
- a CDS encoding GAF and ANTAR domain-containing protein, producing MTAMSPARLAETFASIADTLVDDVDHVEFARFLAARARETLLVAAAGAVLVDHRGQPHIGHSAPDRLAASPLWPLLRGDGPSMECHRTGTAIVVPDTDQRNNRWNRFLAEARACGFGSLTAVPLRVRETTIGALTVLRTERGTLSDQDSRIIEAMALTAAAGVRGLGELTQAQTLAAQLQTAFSSRIVIEQAKGVLAERHGSSVDRAFGALREYARRRNLRLSDLANAVVAGSEQVPPLPPATK
- a CDS encoding PadR family transcriptional regulator, which gives rise to MREGEPRNFVQPCLLLLLDERPDHGYELIERLRLLCGVDNDASGIYRALRNLERAGLVCSSWTTATPGPARRMYHLTANGAAVLAESAAALTRTRASIDAFLHRYARRAENSRGAAVYRFQR
- the nagA gene encoding N-acetylglucosamine-6-phosphate deacetylase; this encodes MYLLRHARLVLPGGVVDDGRLAVDGEWITELGTGANGGPHAGTEVVDLTGYLVVPGFVDMHVHGGGGGSFGEDLEQARKVVEFHRAHGTTTSIASTVTMALPELERAVEALSGLVQDGLLAGIHLEGPFISKARCGAHDPALLREPEEHVIGKLLERGHGAVKMVTLATELTGGLRAVRQLTDNGVIAALGHTDSSYEQAREAIDAGVTVATHLFNAMRGLHHREPGPIAAMLESETVAVELVNDGHHLHDAAVELAFQAAGHSRVSLITDAMSAAGVGDGSYELGQLAVRVVDGVARLADNGSIAGSTLTMDNAFRRAVLVNQIPLEQAAVAASGTPARVLGIDDLVGSLEVGKRADLVVLDDRLAVAGVMSRGRWVTEVPAPLTTVDAQ